The DNA segment CGAGGTCGTTGAAAAATACGACAAGATACATGGCGCTTGCGACGCCTACCGCGGCAAGGATAAAGTCGTATATCGGTATGCCGTTGGTTTTGGACTGTTTTGAACTGGCTGGGTAGAGCAGGAAGACAAGCGCAAGCGTAAAAGCAAGATGGACGGCTCCCTGCTTCTGCGCCAGAAGCAGCCCGAAGCCGGAGGTGTAGAAATGGAAGCATGACATGCCAAAAGCGAGAAGCGCTACAAGTTTGCCCTGCCAACCGCTCAGAATCCTAAAACGCGATTCTGTGTCATATTTGCGCATGAGATCATCAATATCGATTTTCTCCGTCTTCGCAATGTTATCCAACATTTTTGATCCAGTTTCACTCATGTAAAACCCTCCTCGTGGAGTAAATTTTCAACACATGAACAGCCAGGCAGGTAGTAAAAATTCTAAAAACACCGTTACGCCCGCATTGCCTCTTCCGTCATAGCGACTGACTTTGACGCGCCTATCCTGTCGGCGGAGGCGGCGATGAGTTCCATTGCAAAAACCGCATCGCGTATACCTCCTGAGGCCTTTATCCGCATATCCGGCCCCACGGCGGCGCGCATGAGGGTTATATCGGAGAGCGCGGCGCCGCCTGAGGAAAATCCAGTCGAGGTCTTCACAAACGCGGCTCCCGCCGCCTTTGCAGCTTTGCAGGCGCGTATCTTCTCGCCGTCAGAAAGAAGGCAGGTCTCGATTATTACTTTGACGGTACAGGCGGGAACGGCGCGCACGACGGAGGCTATATCCTCCGTGACGCCGTCGTCGTCCCCGTCTTTAAGCAGCCCGATGTTTATGACCATATCGATCTCCGAGGCTCCGTGCTCCGCGGCCCATACGGCCTCCGCGGCCTTGGCCGCGCTTGAGGCCGCTCCAAGCGGAAAACCGGCAACACAGCAAACGGCGGTATTCGAGCCGCGAAGCAGCGACGCGGCAAGCGGCACTCGGGATGAGTTCACGCAGACGGAGGCAAATCCATAGGAGAGCGCCTCCTGACAAAGCTTTTCAATATCCTGCGCCGAAGCATCCGGCCTCAGATTGGTATGATCAATATACGGGGCTAAATTCATTCTTTCTTTCTCTCTCTTTCTCTGAGTCGTACTGCGCCACCCGTTGTTTAAGCACCTCGTCGAAAATTGTGAGCCCAGGCACAGAACTTGATTTAGGATACCTGTGCGTCAGCTTGTAATAGACAAGGCTCGGCGGCGGGTCTGACAGCTTTTGAAAAATAGCCTGCGGCAGTTCTCGTCCAAACTGCTCTTTCGCAGATTCGGGGATTATACACCACTGCCCGGGAAGTTTCATCAGCATTACCGCAAGGCTCAGAGAATCCAGTTTCACCTTGAAAAATTTCATCGGATCCCATATATGGTCGTGCCACAGCCGGAAGCCGCTGCTCCATTCGATATAGAAGGCCATCTCCTGATTCAGCTCAGACGGACGTATCACCTCGCCCGGCGTTTCTCCCGGATACGGGATGCGGGCCGCAAGGAATCCCTCTTTATAAAACGGCTCTATCTGCACATAGCGCGTGCTTTCCTCATGTATAGTAATAGCTACGTCCAGCGCGCGGCTTTCTACGCTCTGATACATCTGGTCCGACGGATCCGTAGTTATGCGCAGGTAGACGGGCGGTTCATGCTCCAGCAGGAGACCGAAAATCTCCGGCAGAAGACGGCAGTTGACGCTTTCAGAACCGCCTATGGTGAGAGAGTATGCAGAGCCTGGATTTCGCGCGTTGCCGATCTCACGGCTCACCTCCTGCCACTTTAAAGCAAGCGGGAGAAAACTCTCGCCGGCCGGGGTCATGCGTATAGACTTCATGCCCTTCTGTCGGTCCACAAGAATCATTCCCATTTCGCTTTCAAGCTCGCTCAGGTTATAGCTTATGGTGGACTGGGTCACATTGAGCAGCTCCGCGGCCTTCCCAAGCGTCCTGGACATAGCGACGGCAAGGAAGGTTTCAATTCCTTTTTCATGCATTCTCGTCACCTCCCTTTACTATTAATTTTTTATTGAATCGATCAGCTGCCAAGAAGCGTAAGCATCGCTCCAGCCGCCACCGCCGTACCAATGACGCCGGCGACGTTTGGTCCCATCGCGTGCATAAGCACATACTGGCCGGGGAACTCCTGCGAGATGACCTTCTGGCAGACGCGCGCGGCCATCGGAACAGCCGAGACTCCCGCGGCGCCTATAACAGGGTTGATCTTTCCGCCGGACATTGTCTTCATCACCTGGCCGAAGATAACACCGCCCGCCGTGCTGAATATGAAGGCGACAAGGCCGAGGCAGATGATTTTTATCGTGGCCATCGTAAGGAACGTTCCGGCGTTCATCGTAGCGCCCACAGAAATGCCGAGGAAGATGGTAGTCGCGTTCAGCACTTCATTCTGCGCAGCCTGTGAAAGCCTTTCCGTGCAGCCGCATTCGCGCATCAGATTTCCGAACATGAGCATACCGATGAGCGGAACCGCCGCGGGAAGCACAAGACCGCAGGATATCGTTGAGATGATCGGGAAGAGTATACGCTCTGTGCGTGAGACCGGCCTAAGCTGTTCCATCTTTATGCTGCGGTCTTTTTTCGTCGTAAAGAGCTTGATGACCGGAGGCTGGATAAGCGGCACAAGCGACATATAGCTGTAGGCTGCCACCGCGACCGCGGGAAGTATCTGCGGCGCGAGCTTCGCGCAGAGATAAATGGCCGTAGGCCCGTCAGCTCCGCCGATTATGCCGATGCCGGCAGCCTCCTGGATGGAGAAGCCCATGAACATCGCGCCGATGACCGCGACAAAAACGCCAAGCTGCGCCGCGGCGCCGAGCAGAAAAGTCACAGGGTTGGCAAGCAGCGGGCCGAAGTCCGTAAGCGCGCCAATGCCCATGAAGATTATTATGGGGTAAAGTTCATGATTGATGCCGAACATTACATAGTAAAGAAAGCCGCCCTCGTCAATGATCCCGGAAAGAGGAAGGTTGACAAGAAGGCATCCAAAAGCTATTGGCATCAAAAGCAGCGGCTCGAAATCCTTTGCTATTGCCAGATAGAGCAAAATGAAAGAAATCAAGAGCATAAGAAGATTGCCCCATGTAAGCGCTATGAACCCAGACTGTTCCACTACGCCCTTTAGGGCGGTAAGGTAAAGTTCCATGCTATTTGGCCTCCGAAGATTTGCCGCTAGTCAAAGCGAGCACTTTGTTAGTTGCTATCATTACCAACATAAGTCCAATGATGACCAGAAAAACGATGCTGAAGGAGATCATGGACATGATGAGCGCGCCCATCGGGCCGACGAAAAAAGAGCTGAGTGAAGCTGAAACAGGCATAAAGAATCCTCCCTGAAGACAACCAAAAGTACGACGCAGCGCGTCGCTAATAATTACCGTGTGAACAGCACTATCAGTATAAAATTTTAATTTGTGGGTATTTCCGGCTGGATGTTATTCTCGTTTTTGAACGGTTTTGGGATCGTCGATGCCGCACAGAACGGCGCCGACCATTGAAGGAGCAACTTCCTGTGAAAGTACTATATTCAGATGGCGAACTGTGGATGCCGCAGCGGCGGGCATTGGCGCGCCGCCGGCGAAGATAAGTTCACGCAGCCTGATACTCTTTTCAACAGAAAACGGCAGAGAGTCCGAAGGTATGGATATCGTGCCAAAGGGAGCGGGACCGTCAGCCCCAAGCAGGGCCTCCGTCTGTACCAGCGCCTCTGCCATAGCCGACGCGGGAGAGATGTTGCCAGTGAACGGAACAAGCATCATTACGACTATTATCAGCGCCGTAAGTATACGATTGTTGTTTTTAACCGCGTTAAAAACTCTATTCACCGAACTCTCCTCCTTTAAGCATAATACCTAATAAAGGTGCTCTACCAGTTAGATATTAAATACCTTTTTGCCAAATAATTCAACTAGGCCGTATTGCCTAAATATCTAACCCATGAATTTTTTCATAAAATAGGTACAGACGCCGACAACAACAATTATGGCAACAATGCCCATCGTGCCTACTTCATTGAGTATACCCGCCGCCGCATAGGCGGGAGCCGCAGCCCCGACCAGCCCCGCGCAGAGGGCAAAGAGTGGAATTCTGTTATTTTTCAAGGAAAAACAGCCGCCTTTCAAAGCACACAAAAATTATCCTATCAGACCAAGCGCCCTGATAAGTGCTGTTCACCTTTTCTTATATCATAAAACTACAGGAAGTCAATATTAAAGCCCCTGATCTATCGAAAAAAAGACTAGGTGGGAAATAGGGAGGGAAATTTATCGGGGATGTGGATATAGCCACACCGCACGAGATAAACGTTAATATAAAATGCCATACTTATGTTCCGACTTCATTACTGATTCTATCCACGGGAAAGTAACGATAAACCTAGCGCGCGTATACTCCTTCAAAAAACAAGGATAATAGATTATAATAACGACCGTCACAACAATGGCAAAGTTATGTTAGTCAAGTCAGGCGGTTACATTATCTTGGTAAACCCATAGGAGTTAATTCAATGAGCAACTTTTTTTTGCTTTTAGGATCAATAAAGCCCAATGTTATCAAAGCGATACATGACAACACTTTCCGTTTTCAGCTGGCGCAGATATTGTATATTTGCTCTATATCTTTTGGGTGGTATATAGAAGACGGATATAGGCGCGCTTTATTCCTTCTGGCGCTTCTTTTAACGTCAAAAAATTTAAGAAAGACCAAAGTTCTGTCTAATTCCAAAGGCTTGACAAAACTAGCGGTCTATTTGCTTGTAGGTTTTGCTGTGTGGATAACCACCATCCCGCTTCTCTTTGGAATATCCTCCGTTACATCAAGACTACAGTCTTTAGCAAGACCACTAGAAGTGTGCTTATATGTCTATGGTATTTTTATTTTTGCAAGGGATAAAAATTTTATAAAATATTTTAGCGCAATTTCATTAGTTAGCGCCGCTATATTCATTCTGCTTGTTTTTATT comes from the Cloacibacillus sp. genome and includes:
- a CDS encoding C4-dicarboxylate ABC transporter permease, which codes for MSETGSKMLDNIAKTEKIDIDDLMRKYDTESRFRILSGWQGKLVALLAFGMSCFHFYTSGFGLLLAQKQGAVHLAFTLALVFLLYPASSKQSKTNGIPIYDFILAAVGVASAMYLVVFFNDLVTRAGLPTQTDLVMGFLLIASLLEATRRISNPVLPCLAVVALLYCYFGRYMPQMLAHRGFTVSRIVNHMYLGTEGIFGTPLEVSSTFVF
- the deoC gene encoding deoxyribose-phosphate aldolase; translation: MNLAPYIDHTNLRPDASAQDIEKLCQEALSYGFASVCVNSSRVPLAASLLRGSNTAVCCVAGFPLGAASSAAKAAEAVWAAEHGASEIDMVINIGLLKDGDDDGVTEDIASVVRAVPACTVKVIIETCLLSDGEKIRACKAAKAAGAAFVKTSTGFSSGGAALSDITLMRAAVGPDMRIKASGGIRDAVFAMELIAASADRIGASKSVAMTEEAMRA
- a CDS encoding LysR family transcriptional regulator, with the protein product MHEKGIETFLAVAMSRTLGKAAELLNVTQSTISYNLSELESEMGMILVDRQKGMKSIRMTPAGESFLPLALKWQEVSREIGNARNPGSAYSLTIGGSESVNCRLLPEIFGLLLEHEPPVYLRITTDPSDQMYQSVESRALDVAITIHEESTRYVQIEPFYKEGFLAARIPYPGETPGEVIRPSELNQEMAFYIEWSSGFRLWHDHIWDPMKFFKVKLDSLSLAVMLMKLPGQWCIIPESAKEQFGRELPQAIFQKLSDPPPSLVYYKLTHRYPKSSSVPGLTIFDEVLKQRVAQYDSEKERERKNEFSPVY
- a CDS encoding sodium ion-translocating decarboxylase subunit beta, giving the protein MELYLTALKGVVEQSGFIALTWGNLLMLLISFILLYLAIAKDFEPLLLMPIAFGCLLVNLPLSGIIDEGGFLYYVMFGINHELYPIIIFMGIGALTDFGPLLANPVTFLLGAAAQLGVFVAVIGAMFMGFSIQEAAGIGIIGGADGPTAIYLCAKLAPQILPAVAVAAYSYMSLVPLIQPPVIKLFTTKKDRSIKMEQLRPVSRTERILFPIISTISCGLVLPAAVPLIGMLMFGNLMRECGCTERLSQAAQNEVLNATTIFLGISVGATMNAGTFLTMATIKIICLGLVAFIFSTAGGVIFGQVMKTMSGGKINPVIGAAGVSAVPMAARVCQKVISQEFPGQYVLMHAMGPNVAGVIGTAVAAGAMLTLLGS